The nucleotide sequence CTAAATTGTCAGTCATTAAACTCGTGAAATAATTCGCCAATTAGATATTGTTTATAAATATAGAGGATGGTTTTCTTTATGTAAACGTTTACAAAATTTTGTCATTTAAATCCTTTGAATTCTTTTCGTACATTAAAACCATTAACAGACTATTCGTGTTTTTATCCAATGCCGGTAACAAGATATTAAAGTCCTTTGGATCATACCTGAAAGCTTGAAATTCCAGCTGATTCAGTTAAAAAAATAGCACAAAAAGGCTTAGGTTTAAGGCATTTTTATGCCTTAAGCCTAAGCCCTCGTGATAGGTTGATTTCGATATGGAGATTGGTTGCAGATATGGCCGGGAGTAAGTTTCTAATCGCCCTAGCTGTAAAAGTGGCAAGAGACGCTGCAAAGCTTTATTTCATTAAAACTATTACTCCTAGAACTTTGTGAGAAGCTGTCTTATTTGCCGCTGGCCTTCATCAATTCTTCATACATCTTACTTTGCTTTTCTAAAAACTCCGTTGTTTCACTGCTATTCATATAAAAATCTTTCCACATATACTGTTCGGTTGTTTGTTGCCATTGTTCTGATTGGACCATTTGCCCAAACGTCTCATCCCAAAACTGAATTTCATCTTTTGACATATTCGGCGGCCCCATAATGCCTCGCCAATGTTCAAAAACAACTTCAATTCCTTCTTCCGTCCATGTAGGGATTTCCGGAAGTTCTTTTAATCTTTTATCAGATGAAATCACCAGTATTTTTACTTGGTCTAGATCGTAATACTTTTTCGCTTCCGATAAGGTCATCGACGCAACGTCTATCTGCTTTTCCAACAACGCTTCCACTACTTGGGCACTATTTTCATAGATAAGAAAGTCAAGTTCTTCCGGCTCCGCTCCAGCTTGTTTGCTCGCCAACACGAATGATAGTTGATCGTCATTCCCAAGTCTTGGCGAAATGCCGATTTTAAAATTCTGCGGCGCATCTTTCAGATTCTCTATTAAGCTATTTGCACTCTTTATGCTTGAATCCTTCGATACAACCACCACTTCCCATTCTGTCGCCAAAATGGCGAGTGGTGTAAAATCTTTATAGGTCAACTGGCTTTGTCCTAATAAATGATTTGTAATGAGCAAGCTTGAATTGATGGCTAATACTGGCCCTTTTTGCTGTTGCGTGTATTTCCAGCCTAATTCCCCTCCTGCTCCAGGATGATTAACTACATGAATTTCTCCGTCAATCAAGTTTTCACTCAGTAAACTGTCTTGTATCATCTGCGCTGTTATGTCCCAGCCTCCACCAATCGAACCAGCCACAAGCGTAACTTCGTCCAGGCTGATATCCGGTTCTTTCTGTGAACATCCAGCCAATAATATGGCAATAAGAGCGGAAATAATTATACATTTTCTTCTCAATGTTTATCCCTCATTAATTTGAACAAATAAATTCCAGTTCCTTATTCTAAAAGGTAATACTTTCTCTGAGGCCTTCCGACAATGCCATAATCGTGTTTTGCTACACAGACGTCTATCAACACGAGATACTCCAAATACCTTCTGGCAGTTGTCCGGGATACTCCCAATTCTTCGCTCATTTCATCGATCGAAACTCCTTTAAGCTTTTCCACTACATCTTTCACTTTGTCCAATGTATGGCGATCAACACCTGTAGGAAGATCTTTTTGTATAGCGGCCGATTGATTGATACTTCCAAAGTATCGATCAATCATTGTCTGATCCACTTCTTCTGCAGCGCTGAGCAATTTTTTCTTTCTTTTGTAATCCTCAATCGTCTCCACAAATTTTTTCATAGTCACCGGCTTTAATAGGTAGTTAAAAACGCCATATTTGACCGCCTTCTCAAGCATCGTTCTTTCCGTTGCTGCCGTCACCATAATAATATCAACCAAGGGATGGTTTTCTCTGATTTTCGGCAATAACTCCGTACCCAATTCATCCGGCATATAAATGTCGAGCAGCAGCAGATCCACTTCATGCTCACTCAAAAGTTTCAACGTTTCTTTTGCATTTAATGCTTTCCCTACCAATTTCACATCTGTTACCTTTTGCAAAAACTGCTCCTGTACTTGAGCAATCCGAAAATCATCCTCTGCTATAACAACCTTAATCATTCATTTTCACCCCTTACTGATCCCGCCGGCTTTTAGGAAGATAGACGGTAAAAATAGTCCTTCCTTCCCGTACGTTGTTTACTTCAACCGTTCCATCCAATGATTCCACAATACGTTTCACATTGAACAAACCGTATCCCCTTTTGTCTCCTTTAGAAGAATACCCCAACGTAAACAAAGACGTTAATGCCTTGCTTGAAATTCCTTTTCCATTGTCTGTTACTTCTATTATAATCTCGCTGCCTACGCCCGTAATTGAAAAAGCTACTTTTTTCTCTTGTTGATGCTCCACGGCATCAAATGCATTGTCGAGCAGATTGCCGATAATGACGGCAATATCCGCTGCCTCTATATGAACTGGAAACGGATCTACATAACTGTCGGCATCGATTTCAAGAAGTATTTTCTTTTCAGATGCCTTGCTGATTTTCCCCAACAAAACAGCCTGGACGTTTGTATCATGAATTTGATTGAATAGGACCTGGTTTTGTTGCTGATGTATAACAGACTCTTTTTGAATAAATTCAAAAGCTTCCTGATGCCGATCCAGCTGCAACAACCCGGATAATAAAAATAATTTATTGGCGTACTCGTGTGTTTGCGCACGCAGGCCATCTGAATATTCGCGAACTTCTGTGATGGTATTCATCAGATTTTTCAATTCCGTTTTATCCCGGAAACTTGAAACCGCTCCTGCCACTGTCCCGTTTTCAATAATTGGAATGATATTAAAAATAAATGTTTTTTCATTAATCGGAACTTCGGCATTGGTAACCGCTTTTTCTGTCCGCAGTACATCATCTATTTTTATATGATGGAGAAAATGCTTGATATGCTGGCCCAGAAGGTTTTCCGATTCCAGATCCAACATGGATTTTGCAGAATGATTAATCAAGGTGATAAATCCTTTTCCATCGATCGCTATAATTCCTTCTTTAACGGATAAAAGAATGGCATTCCTTTCACGATATAGCGAGGCAATTTCATGCGGCTCAAGTCCCAGCGTATCTTTTCGGATGCTTTTGGCTAATAAAACCCCGCCAATGATTCCGAGCAGAATTACAGCCAATGAGGCAAGGCCAATCATTTTAATGCGTTCAGTAATGCTCTGGTAAATGTCCCGTTCCAAAAATTCAACGGAAACCGTTCCGATGATTTGCGTATATTCGCCGTAATCTGCAATAACTGGAACTTTTCCAGTCAACACGGAACCTTGCTTCCGTACGAACTCAAAATTATTCGATCCTCCGAAAATTAAGGCTTGGTAACTGGTGGGATCCATGCTCTTCCGATTGATCAATGTGGAGTCCACATGTGAATAAATGATTTCTTCACGATTCTCAATCACGATATCCGCCGCATTCACCTGGTCTTTTACTTGCTCGGCAATTGGCCGGAAACGGCTATCTATATCATTCTGCTCAATGCCTTCCCGGAGTTCGGGCATCAGAGCAATCGTCTTTGCCGTTTGCAAAGCCAATTGTTCCACTTGCTCTCTTGTGTCGATGGATTCCAGATAAGCAAATATGCCAGCGAGAAGAATCACGATAAAAAGTACAAGTACACTGATCAGCCCTAATATTTTGGTTTGTAAAGGAATCTTGTTTATTCCGCTCATTTTCTGGCTCTTTTCTAATAGTAATTGGGTTTCCTCAGTAATTCCTCACACTCATTATAGCGTAGACGTTTTGAATAAGCTGAAAAGCAACAGTGCCGCATTGGTAATGACCGGCATCAATCCCAATGCAGTTTTGCAGACAAAACAGATTGGCGAGGCGCGGCAGATAGATCCATTGACCATCAGCAAGATGCTTTCCTCTCTTGTAGCTGATATCACTGTTCAAGCGATTAATAAACAGGACTTAAAGAAATTGGTAATGCCGCTGGAGATACTTCGGGAACGGTTAGTAGAAAATTGGGCAGTTTTGATGGACCTGATTTTCTCATCGAAGCGGCTGAACGCCTCAAGGATTTGACGTTGCACAAGAAGCAGACGGAAAACAGCCTAATCGGTGTTAAATCACTTT is from Planococcus liqunii and encodes:
- a CDS encoding tripartite tricarboxylate transporter substrate binding protein; the encoded protein is MRRKCIIISALIAILLAGCSQKEPDISLDEVTLVAGSIGGGWDITAQMIQDSLLSENLIDGEIHVVNHPGAGGELGWKYTQQQKGPVLAINSSLLITNHLLGQSQLTYKDFTPLAILATEWEVVVVSKDSSIKSANSLIENLKDAPQNFKIGISPRLGNDDQLSFVLASKQAGAEPEELDFLIYENSAQVVEALLEKQIDVASMTLSEAKKYYDLDQVKILVISSDKRLKELPEIPTWTEEGIEVVFEHWRGIMGPPNMSKDEIQFWDETFGQMVQSEQWQQTTEQYMWKDFYMNSSETTEFLEKQSKMYEELMKASGK
- a CDS encoding response regulator; translation: MIKVVIAEDDFRIAQVQEQFLQKVTDVKLVGKALNAKETLKLLSEHEVDLLLLDIYMPDELGTELLPKIRENHPLVDIIMVTAATERTMLEKAVKYGVFNYLLKPVTMKKFVETIEDYKRKKKLLSAAEEVDQTMIDRYFGSINQSAAIQKDLPTGVDRHTLDKVKDVVEKLKGVSIDEMSEELGVSRTTARRYLEYLVLIDVCVAKHDYGIVGRPQRKYYLLE
- a CDS encoding ATP-binding protein — its product is MSGINKIPLQTKILGLISVLVLFIVILLAGIFAYLESIDTREQVEQLALQTAKTIALMPELREGIEQNDIDSRFRPIAEQVKDQVNAADIVIENREEIIYSHVDSTLINRKSMDPTSYQALIFGGSNNFEFVRKQGSVLTGKVPVIADYGEYTQIIGTVSVEFLERDIYQSITERIKMIGLASLAVILLGIIGGVLLAKSIRKDTLGLEPHEIASLYRERNAILLSVKEGIIAIDGKGFITLINHSAKSMLDLESENLLGQHIKHFLHHIKIDDVLRTEKAVTNAEVPINEKTFIFNIIPIIENGTVAGAVSSFRDKTELKNLMNTITEVREYSDGLRAQTHEYANKLFLLSGLLQLDRHQEAFEFIQKESVIHQQQNQVLFNQIHDTNVQAVLLGKISKASEKKILLEIDADSYVDPFPVHIEAADIAVIIGNLLDNAFDAVEHQQEKKVAFSITGVGSEIIIEVTDNGKGISSKALTSLFTLGYSSKGDKRGYGLFNVKRIVESLDGTVEVNNVREGRTIFTVYLPKSRRDQ